One genomic region from Rosa rugosa chromosome 1, drRosRugo1.1, whole genome shotgun sequence encodes:
- the LOC133726948 gene encoding stellacyanin-like: MVSSQLGLIGCSLLVVALALLKGATAESYTVGEDLGWNIPPAGSVAYSTWAASKRFQLGDVVVFKWTGPHTVAEVTQADFSSCTKSNPIALYDSSPARITLSSLNGTRYFICTEDNHCSVLGQKVAITIGGTGQYAPGDDNSDDDDDWWRWNSASSLTIGTALSAVISTAVIFFLNYI, encoded by the exons ATGGTTAGTTCTCAACTAGGGTTAATTGGGTGCTCGCTTCTTGTTGTAGCACTGGCCTTACTGAAGGGTGCCACCGCTGAGAGCTACACCGTCGGAGAAGATTTAGGCTGGAACATTCCTCCTGCTGGTTCAGTTGCCTACTCCACCTGGGCCGCCTCGAAGCGATTTCAGCTCGGTGACGTAGTCG TGTTTAAGTGGACTGGGCCGCACACGGTGGCTGAAGTGACACAGGCTGATTTTTCGAGCTGCACAAAGTCGAACCCCATTGCTCTCTATGATTCCAGCCCGGCAAGAATTACGTTGAGCTCGCTTAACGGTACTCGGTACTTCATCTGCACCGAGGACAATCACTGCAGCGTTTTAGGACAGAAGGTGGCCATTACAATCGGAGGAACAGGTCAATATGCACCGGGAGATGATAAcagtgatgatgatgacgacTGGTGGAGATGGAACAGTGCTTCTTCTCTCACCATTGGTACTGCCTTGTCTGCAGTCATATCCACTGCAGTCATATTTTTCTTGAACTATATTTAA
- the LOC133710037 gene encoding blue copper protein-like, protein MARNLNMAVFAALVAALVISSVSAVTHQVGDGLGWTIPPGGAVAYSTWSSNNTFKAGDILVFTFASGQHDVAEVTKEAFDACNATAPISLTTNSPANLTLTSGEHYYICTFGSHCGTGQKLAVNVTGTTSSPSPAPSTSPPTSSPAPVLAPEPSSSASPPAPSAPAPSPSAGPTNYTVGDTAGWNVIGNDTYSTWASNKTFMVGDILVFNFLNRSHDVAEVTKTNYESCGTSNTLSFYTNPPVRITLNTTGEHFFICTFPNHCNNGQKLAITVKGTTTTPTSAPAPSPGGSAPTPSTTATPPSTGATPPSGATTPSTPAPGSEPPSAATSLGVAGLSVTFLSIAAALFMF, encoded by the exons ATGGCAAGGAACTTGAACATGGCGGTTTTCGCAGCCCTAGTGGCAGCTTTGGTAATTAGCTCTGTCTCAGCAGTCACTCATCAAGTCGGTGATGGTTTGGGCTGGACCATCCCTCCCGGTGGAGCTGTGGCTTACAGTACATGGTCATCAAACAATACCTTTAAAGCCGGCGACATTCTTG TCTTTACATTTGCAAGCGGACAACACGACGTCGCAGAAGTGACCAAGGAAGCCTTCGATGCCTGCAATGCAACCGCTCCCATTTCCTTGACGACCAACTCACCAGCAAACCTTACCCTTACTTCTGGAGAGCACTACTACATCTGTACCTTCGGTAGCCACTGTGGCACCGGACAGAAGTTGGCCGTCAACGTTACCGGAACTACCTCATCCCCTTCTCCGGCTCCCAGCACGAGTCCTCCTACTTCGTCGCCGGCTCCGGTTCTTGCTCCTGAGCCAAGCAGCAGTGCTAGCCCCCCTGCACCTTCTGCCCCAGCACCAAGCCCCTCAGCTGGACCCACCAATTACACTGTCGGAGACACCGCCGGATGGAATGTCATCGGCAACGATACTTACAGCACCTGGGCTTCTAACAAGACCTTCATGGTTGGTGACATTCTAG TGTTCAACTTCTTGAATAGATCACACGACGTGGCTGAGGTGACCAAGACAAATTACGAGTCATGTGGCACCTCCAACACACTCTCTTTCTACACAAACCCACCCGTTAGAATCACACTTAACACAACCGGCGAGCACTTCTTCATCTGCACTTTCCCCAACCACTGCAACAACGGCCAGAAGCTCGCTATCACCGTTAAAGGCACCACCACCACACCGACCTCCGCCCCCGCACCTTCTCCAGGCGGCTCTGCCCCTACTCCAAGCACTACTGCCACTCCACCAAGCACCGGCGCCACCCCACCAAGCGGCGCCACCACTCCTTCCACCCCTGCACCCGGCAGTGAGCCACCTAGTGCCGCGACATCTCTTGGCGTTGCTGGCCTATCCGTCACCTTCTTGTCCATTGCTGCAGCTTTGTTCATGTTTTAA
- the LOC133726950 gene encoding blue copper protein-like: MGSELKYFAVLAITVAALLHSTAAIETHVVGDEFGWIVPPGGHYAYEAWASGHKFSVGDILEFNFTTGDQDVAMVTKEAFDSCNSTSPIELKTTGPANFTLDTIGSYYFIGTMDKHCELGQKLAINVTAHSGSPTPSPSPKPSPTPRGPVTYVVGDHFGWIVPPGGELAYSAWAYGKTFYVGDTLEFNFTTGDQDVAMVTKQAYESCNFNKSQITILTTGPAYIKLNLTGEYYFIGTMDKHCELGQKLAINVTTNPGGPSASPTPAPAPARTGPVTYIVGDQLGWFVPGQYDYSAWANGKTFIVGDTLVFNFINGTQDVAVVTKAVFDNCTTNSTLAVFKNSPVNIILNTTGEHYFTSTYDRHCELGQKLAINVTAKSTGTATSPSSSTTPSSYAPSAHSPAASGPYNSAAPSTINGSGYFFTFLLIGLAFFH; this comes from the exons ATGGGTAGTGAACTCAAATATTTCGCCGTTCTAGCCATAACAGTGGCTGCCCTCCTTCACTCCACAGCAGCAATAGAAACCCACGTCGTTGGAGATGAATTCGGATGGATTGTTCCTCCCGGAGGTCATTACGCTTACGAAGCCTGGGCTTCCGGGCACAAATTCTCCGTCGGCGACATTCTTG AGTTCAACTTCACAACTGGTGACCAGGACGTAGCCATGGTTACAAAGGAAGCTTTCGATAGCTGCAATTCCACAAGCCCCATCGAGCTTAAAACAACTGGTCCGGCCAATTTCACATTGGATACGATTGGGTCGTACTATTTCATTGGAACCATGGACAAGCACTGCGAGTTGGGACAGAAGCTAGCCATCAACGTGACTGCTCATTCTGGATCACCTACTCCAAGCCCTTCACCTAAACCTAGTCCTACACCAAGAGGCCCTGTGACTTACGTCGTCGGCGATCATTTTGGATGGATTGTCCCACCGGGCGGTGAACTTGCTTATTCTGCTTGGGCTTACGGCAAGACTTTCTATGTTGGTGACACTCTAG AGTTCAACTTCACAACCGGAGATCAAGATGTAGCCATGGTCACAAAACAAGCTTACGAGAGCTGCAATTTTAATAAATCCCAAATCACAATATTAACAACTGGACCGGCCTATATCAAGCTGAATCTCACAGGCGAGTATTACTTCATTGGCACCATGGACAAGCACTGCGAATTGGGACAAAAGCTAGCCATCAACGTGACTACAAATCCTGGTGGCCCTTCAGCCTCCCCTACTcctgctcctgctcctgctcGTACTGGTCCAGTGACTTACATCGTCGGCGATCAATTGGGTTGGTTTGTGCCCGGTCAATATGATTATTCTGCTTGGGCTAACGGCAAAACTTTTATCGTTGGAGACACGCTAG TTTTCAACTTCATCAACGGGACACAAGATGTAGCTGTCGTGACCAAGGCTGTTTTTGACAACTGCACCACCAATAGCACCCTAGCTGTTTTTAAAAATAGTCCGGTGAACATCATCCTCAACACCACCGGTGAACACTACTTCACATCCACCTACGATCGCCACTGCGAATTGGGACAGAAGCTAGCGATTAACGTGACCGCCAAGAGCACAGGAACGGCCACGTCTCCCTCGAGCTCCACAACGCCTTCTTCATATGCTCCGTCAGCTCATTCACCGGCCGCTTCTGGTCCATACAACTCTGCCGCCCCTTCCACCATTAATGGCAGTGGCtacttcttcaccttcttgcTCATTGGATTGGCTTTCTTCCATTGA